The Capsicum annuum cultivar UCD-10X-F1 chromosome 1, UCD10Xv1.1, whole genome shotgun sequence sequence ttcatacCGTATAGAATTTCATTTAGGGGAAAATGCTTTCTAACAGAGTTTTCTTCATATCCAAAATCaaactttcaatttttaattaagGATGAAACAACTCATCCATCTACCGGACCACCTCTCATATTGTTATCAACGATATAACATATGCAGATACTGTAAATTTACACTCATCATACATATAAAAGTGCCACAAAAACAAGTATACATCAGAATACTTGTAGTCACTCTCATTTTATTATCTAGAAAACAACACCCTTTCTTCTCCTTTACCAATTCTCTTGAAAAAGTGAAGGAATAGTGTACTTTCTTCATTATTGCTTTCACAATCATGGCTGCTTTTATGTTGTCTTTGGTATTTTTCTTGGCTATCACTGGTCACTCAAGTAAGCTGCTACTTTTCACTTTGCCATGAACTTTTCTCTGTTCTCAGcattttttcccatatttttcttgaGATGGTCTTTTACTAGATTTTGCTTTTAGTAAGGAGACACTTTTCACTTTGCCCTCAAGTTTTCTCTgttttttctgcatttttttcatattttttgatatggGGTTTCACTATAATTTGCTCTTGATGATGTTCTTGATTCTATTAAATTAGAAGATTCAGTCTTTTTCCCTTTGCCTTCAAGTTTTCGGTATTTTTGATGCTTTTATACTCTTCTTGAGATGAGGTTTCACTATATTTTACTCTTTAAAAATGTTCGTGATTCAGCTGTGTTCAAAGATTCAGTCTTTTTATAGGAAAATCACAATGAGTTTTGCTTGTTTGAGCTGATTGTATGTGGATTTGTTTCTGTAGGTGCCAGTTACTGTATTTGCAAAGATGGTGTGGATGTAAAAATTCTTCAAGAGAACATTGATTATGCCTGTGGATCTGGAGCTGATTGCACAGCTATCCATACTAATGGTGCTTGTTACAATCCTGACACTGTCAAAGATCACTGCAACTATGCTGTAAATAGCTATTATCAGAGAAAAGGTGCCTCTGGTGCTAGTTGTGACTTTAAGGGAACTGCAACTTTGACTCCAACTGCACCAGCTTGTATGTTTCCTCATTTACCACTAATCCTTTTACTTATTTTGTATCTTCAAAGattaactttttgttgttttcttgttctttttttcatCAGCTGCTGGTTCTGGTTGTGTATATCAGTCTACTGCAGGGTAGGTTCTTTAAGCTTATGTTATAATATGTGATGTTAGATCCGGTATTGCATAGGCATCTCACTCTTTCTCTCTTTGGGTGTATTAGATTTACTTAACGTTTTACcttgaaatta is a genomic window containing:
- the LOC107867401 gene encoding PLASMODESMATA CALLOSE-BINDING PROTEIN 1, which produces MAAFMLSLVFFLAITGHSSASYCICKDGVDVKILQENIDYACGSGADCTAIHTNGACYNPDTVKDHCNYAVNSYYQRKGASGASCDFKGTATLTPTAPASAGSGCVYQSTAGNTGGNASPTTVPGTINPSTGGTSIGTGTGTGTTTTVPGTNPVFGLGPSGMTNTDINGVATIRQIRQSRVFFTMALLLTSLLVCLRV